AGGAGTCAGAGGGATGTGCCGGTCACTTCTGGCAGCAGCcagaggtaagcgccacccgccCGGAGCccgaacctcctcctgcaccccaaccccctgccccatcctagagccccctcccaaacttcctcccagagcctgcacccccacccacatcccaactccctgccccagcccggtgtcggtgggggagagtgagtgatggagagATGGGGATGGAGTGAACAGGGGTGTCtcttcagagaaggggcaggcaggggtgtgacctcagggaggggggcagggcaagggtgattGGGCttgtgcaattagacagttggcaaccctaacaatGGTACAAATATTCTGTTTAAAATATCTGTCTTGTGGTTTAGGAAAGGATCTTTGTCAAAATAGCTTGCCCAACACACATTTTACAAGTAAAAGCATTGAGTCTGTTTGCAAGTTAAATACTGTATCTGCAGATTTTTAGTTTTAAGCCATTAATTTCAGTGTGAGTTTCACAAGTAACAAATTCTATTATATTCCTTCAAGTATGTTCCTAAATACAGTCCGTACGTGCAATGCACGATCAAAACTGTCCTTGTTTAGAATTACTCAGTCTTGGATTCATCTGCCAAGCAGACTACTCCCACCTCCTTTATGTCCTGTCTGGAATTAAACATACAAGGAATCAACACCACCAGCTAACAGGGTGGGACCATGGAATCCAGTCATTCTGTTATGATCTGCATATAGAAAAATGTTACTTTATCTTGGGTAAAACTTGCCAAGCATTgatatttttttaatacaaaatgtcGTTCTTTTCTTCCCCTCGCCTATTCTACTCCCCACCCTCTCTATTCTTACCAGCCACTATGGGCAaccttttcaaaagcatctattgGGTTGACCTCACCCAGCTACATTAAGGTAAAAACTACCTGTTTGTTGTCTCCACTAGCATTTTATAGTGAGATAATTAACAAAAGTTAGCTATCCTGCTGGTGGGGGAACCACACACACTTTCTGGCAGAAGAGATTTGCAATGTTggtgtagtcatgttggtcccaggatattagtgagataaggtaggtgaggtaatgccttttattggaccagcttctgttggtgagagagacaagcttttgagcttcacggAGCTTTTACAGGTCTGAGAAAAGTACTCAGTgtctcagctaaatacaaggtggaacagattaagtgaaacacatctttcaagatccatgggtcctacacatgcctatcacaacatgtggtgtatctcATCTTGGGCACGACATGCCCAAGTTATAAGtatgtgggtgaaacaagacaattGCTACGTTCtcaaatgacacacacacacacagggctgctggaacaatttgtatagtgggggtgctgagagcctgtatatgatggaaatcacttcaagcaatggggtgctgctgcacccccagcagctcttgttccagcacctatgcgcACACTGAAAAATGACCAGACAAAAACACGATCCCCTGTGGATgaacacttttttccccacaaagtaatcactctatatctgaccccTTGGATACTccttctcaaaggaaacctgcacaacacccaCAAAAGATGAGCCCAGGAGGCTTAAATTCAGAACTTTGccaaacactaaaaatcatggactccaaggcactggatttatggcttattaccacAATCTGCAATCCTCCTTTGTCCTACAACTGCAGAAGTGTTAATTGCCCACATCattttgaatggtctcttgcatcTTGTATTAACTCCTTACACTTAACAATCTGTTCAACCttctgtttagctgtgacactccaagcttgaagagctctgtgtaagcttgaaggctgctttcaccaaaaagattacccaccttgtctcacaatTAGTTATTAACAActtaggtacctttgaaaattttaccttgtCCCCACTGCACCTCAAGTCAAACCCTGTCCTGATTCAGCTTCCGTGTTTCCAGCCACTCCCATATCATAAGTCCTGCAGTTACTCTACATACTACCTTTTGTGCTACAAGATGGGATAAAGCAGTTTGCAAACTGATTCAGTTTATGCTTTATTTCctaatgaaatgtaatgtgtgGGGCAGAATGTCTGCTGATAGCTTTCATTGTTGTAACTCTCAGGTCAAGAAATTCTGTCTCTAATAAAAACAacaggagtctggtggcatctgttagtctttaaggtgccaccagacttcttgttgtttttgtagatacagattaacacggctacccccgatacttgtctctttaatatgttTCTTATATCTACTCTCCTGCCTGCAACGTCACTTATTTTGTGTGTTATTTACTAGCACTATTATTCGTCAAGGAAAGGACATTCAAGGGTTCTATCCTGGGCAACTAGGACGGGTACATAAGGCATGCATGCCTGAAATAGCTCCAGGGTAAGAGAATAGCTTTATACAACTTTTCCTAAGAGAACCTTATTCTGAAATTCTTATCATTTTAAGTTCACTATGGGGAGTGGTAGTCCCTTCCTGTGGTGCCCTGCAGATATTCCTTTTCAACCTTGACATGTGAGAATAAGGAGAACCCAGGACGAGAGGAAATGGTCTATGGGTCAAAGcacaggaggaagagggggggagagagagtgagtgtgtgttcGTTAGTTCATAACTAGTGTTTGGGAATCCTGAATGAAAGTTGCTAGAAAGTACAGGTGATTCTTCATTTTACCAGCACTTTTAATCCTTAGCTTCTCAACTGAGATTGCTAACCAGGGTACTAAACAAAGCAGAATTTTTTATTGAAGTACAACAGGTTTTTTTACAGCAGAATTAATGAATGCACTGGTTAACTGCAATATTCGCAGACCCAGTCCCTAGTTTCAAAAGTGTGGTGAAGCCAATTGAACAATACTAAATTATGAAGGCTTTACTGTATGTAGTCAAGCTGTTAATACCTATTAGATTATAACTGCATTATACTGAGTGCTCTATTTCAGCAGGAGATTAGAAAGAACATTTATGTTGGCTACCCTTATGGTTAGTCAGTGCTAGTCACATACCATGTGTCAGCATGAGATTACAAAACTATTTATGCCTTTCATTTAGACCTTTCATAAAACTGCACCCAGCTCCAGTGCAGCATGAAGTTGAAACTCAGTACCAACATGACTTTGATAATTTAACTCTTCAGGGGCATGTCCTTTTTCAAGGGACAATGAAGAAGGCAATGAATGACTGGTACAAGCAAACCACATACAAAGAAGAATTTGCACTGCCATTTTACAATATGGGTAAGTAGGCTTTACTAGCAATGTAAATCTTGTCTTTTGCTAGGAAGACTCACCCACGTCTATAGCCcttagaaaatgtttaatatattCAAATGGATTAACTAATCCTTACAGCATCCCTGTGAGAGAAAAGTGTTGTCCCCATTTTATGATCGGGAAAAACTTAGatgtcctgtctacactaggtaAAGAAGAGACAAAATGTATGTCCTGTTCCAAAGAGGTAGGCAGAAGGCAACCAATGAACTGGAACACGGCAAATCACATGTATAGATTTCAATCTGTATACAGCAGCTGCTAAAATGCACTCCAATTAGATGTAACAAACAGTTCAATTTTAGGTTTCTAAGTTATTCGAAGTAACCACATTACTAAGACACACTTGATCTGATCTAGTCCACTTAAAGCGGTGTAATATGCAACCTATGAGCATGTTGATTCATTCTGGGATATCTGACAGAAGACAAGAGACATTTCAAATACTGAGAGTCCTGTACTGAATTTAGCAAGTACAAAGCAGTTGGTCACACTTCCAGTCTGTGTGTAGtagttatatttttttttaaatttaatctttatttgtattatcatggcACTGAgaaaccctagtcatggaccaggaccctgttaTGCTAGGTACTGtaaaaacccagaacaaaaagacagtccctgacccaaagaaccTACGATCTAAGTGTAACAGACAAGTGCTGGAAACTGATAGAACCAGGGGGAATACAAGGGAACAATAATGCAATATTGATCTGCATGACAGGAATGGTCTCAGTGGCCTAGCCCTTGTCAAGTTTTTGGTAGGCTTCATAGCAAAGGAGAGTGTTAAGGAGGGTTTTGAGGGAGTTAGCTTTGTGGCTGTATATGAGGAGCTTCTCCCAACTAtgaggggcagcctgggagaaagcTTTCCAGTttaaggtggtttttttgtttgtttttttgtccaACTTTATTATGCATTAAATGTGGTTAATTTGGTTTAGAATTATGGATAAATAACTAACTATACCCCAAAGCCAGTATTGGGGAACATTCTGGCATGAAAACAACTTAAGTATCCTGGGAAAGACACTTACTATTACTCTTTTTAGAAAGGAGCTATGAGATTGAAGGTCCCCTCTTGTGGTACAGACCAGCTCCCATAGGAaggaaaactccccccccccccccaaca
This genomic window from Emys orbicularis isolate rEmyOrb1 chromosome 3, rEmyOrb1.hap1, whole genome shotgun sequence contains:
- the SPMIP3 gene encoding protein SPMIP3; this encodes MSCTAIRLRQFIDPTPYLPPGTIIRQGKDIQGFYPGQLGRVHKACMPEIAPGPFIKLHPAPVQHEVETQYQHDFDNLTLQGHVLFQGTMKKAMNDWYKQTTYKEEFALPFYNMDCDEDKYTPRTDPGPLTIWRSIADPKK